The sequence TTGACATTGCGTAACTCACAGTGTCCATCATAACTTTCTTCTGCAACACTGCCATCTCCTTCTTCAGCTCCACCTGTGCCCCCTGCAAGAAGGTCTCATGGctcttctccatctcctccatgtTCTTAAAAAGACATTATGACAAACCCAAGAGTTTCAATTATTTTCATTAACTTGATAGAAAGATCTGGGTTGAAATTGAATCATTCCAAATAGCGTTTCTTTTGCACTTCAATTTGACAGGTGTTTTGATTTGTACAATAGTGTGTTGGAGAACAGCAGCGAGTTGACACGTAATTTTGAAATTGGTACTCCCGTAGCATGTGTCGCATGACCTGTAAATACAGAAAACAAACCTGACGGAGAAGTCATCTAGCGAATGCCACAGGACAGACGATTTGTAAATTAAGTACCATACTGATGTGCAAATCAAAAACACTTGTGAAAAAGTTGTGTAAAATTCCTCATCTGTAATGATGGAATTCCAGCTATGGATCAGTGTCTTTGGGAGCCTTTGCACCTGCCTAACATTGTATGAGGAAACTGTCATCTGGGACTCGCCTTAATGAACTGCTCGTATAGCTCTTTGATGGTTTTCAGTTTCTGGCTTTGCACCACTCTAGCCTGCTGGAACAGTTTTTGTTGCTGGCGAAACAAGTTCTACAGAGGAAAAGATAATGTTACATTTcagctgtatactgtatgtgagtcCCGAAATAGTTGCATTATCAGTATACAGAATAGCACTGACATTCAATTTTTCCTCCTGATCCTCTGATTTCTGTGCATCAATCTCCCATTGCTGCAGCACAGATGACACCTGCTGTGAGTACTCCTGAGTCAGCTTCTGCCTGCAAAAACACCCAGTAGACAATGTTTTCACCGTTACCCAAGACAAATGACATAGTGCAAAGCAAACAGCAGATGTAGGCTAATAAATGTGTAAACTAATGGCAATAAAATGGTGTCTGGGATAGGATTTTGGCCACTACAGTGATATCAAATGTTACCTGCCATGTGTAGTCATTGACGTACCCTACAATGCGCCCAAACATAATTATATTcttagttttgttgttgttgctggagTCTGGGAGCTTGATTTGAGAGCATGCATATTGTTTCAAAGGTGATCCAAAAACATTGACGCAAAGAGCAAGCTACGATACAAAAATTCATACAAATGATTTTAACGAGAACAAAGCAAAACTTTCAGGTCTAAAGTATACTTCTGATTGGTACCTTTGTATTCTTCAGCTCCATCTGAATAAAGAAAACACCTTGCTAAACAAAGAATGCAGACAATATTTTCTGAGGATTTTTTTCACGTAATGTAGATGACAAACTGGGTGCCATCTGTGTGtacattttataattttttttacttaacctttatttaactaggcaagtcagttaagaacaaattcttatttacaatgatggcctacaccggccaaacccggatgacgctgggcaaattgtgcgccgccctatgggactcccaatcactgccagttgtgatacagcctataTTCAATGCCAGGAGGTGTTGCTGAGGTGAAGGAGGGCTGACACTGCCTCACACAATCTCTGGTCTCAGCAGGTGTTGTTACCTTTGTGCATACTGGGTATTCCACAGCTGCTCCAGTTTCTGATTGCTGCCCTTCAGTGAGCTCTTGGTGAAGGTCTCTAAACGTTTCCTCTTGGCCTGCATGGCTTTGCTTATATCAGCTATGAAACAAATACTAATTTGAGACAAACATTTATTAAAGAACATAGCATAAGCCTACCTTTGGTTACTACAACCTTAACCAACAGTTGTTTTAGAGTATTCAATATATAGCTATTGGCTAGCTAAAATAAATCACATTGTGATAAACTTGCCTCCAAATCTCTCCAACATGGTTTGTACCTCGTTCCTAGGGAATGCCATGATTAAAGAAACAATTAAAAGGATGAAGGCTCAATTTGACGATTATAACAGGCCGTTGCTGGTAGGAAGCTTAGTTTATGTTAGCTAACTTTATAACTTACCCCAATCCAACTTTTATATCATCTTCCTCAAATGACCTTTTCTTGGCCATCTTGTCAACAACAGGAGTTTCATCTATGGACATTGGCAGAGATGAAGGTGATAAAATACCACATACGGTAAATTATCTAGCTAGCCCAAATGGAGTCAGAAAACCAATTGCCTTTGCATAGCTAACGTTGGTTATCTCGCTAGTTACCTTCTCGGATGTCATCCTCTGACCAACTCAGTCCTGTCTTTTCGTCCTCAAGTGCGAAATCAAACGATTTTATGTCAGTTGAGTCTTCTGCATGCTTCGTTTTCTTTGACTGTTTTCTCCCAGTGGAGGCCATTAACAGTACCGGACGTGTGTTATTCTAGCCAAAAATCTAAGGAACACACTAGACTAGCTAACTACTGTTCATTTACGTCAACGTTTAAAATAAGTGAGGACGAGTACTTGTCACTGCTACCGCTATAACCTACTGTAATTTCGACATA comes from Salmo trutta chromosome 7, fSalTru1.1, whole genome shotgun sequence and encodes:
- the sycp3 gene encoding synaptonemal complex protein 3 yields the protein MASTGRKQSKKTKHAEDSTDIKSFDFALEDEKTGLSWSEDDIREDETPVVDKMAKKRSFEEDDIKVGLGNEVQTMLERFGADISKAMQAKRKRLETFTKSSLKGSNQKLEQLWNTQYAQRQKLTQEYSQQVSSVLQQWEIDAQKSEDQEEKLNNLFRQQQKLFQQARVVQSQKLKTIKELYEQFIKNMEEMEKSHETFLQGAQVELKKEMAVLQKKVMMDTQQQEMATVRKSLQSMLF